One window of the Candidatus Microbacterium colombiense genome contains the following:
- a CDS encoding LacI family DNA-binding transcriptional regulator: protein MASIDEVARLAGVSTATVSRALSGRGHVSEAARERVHAAAQTLGYVVSSRASSLASGRTRNIGVVVPFLDRWFFSTVLSGVSAALMREGYDITLYNITADKDVRRHVFDTFLRRQRVDAVIAVSIELDEDETQYLLDLGLPVIAIGGPNPKLDTLTVDDVAVAQLATEHLIALGHTDIAHIGANPEFDIDFHIPTNRRLGFERALAKAGLPLNPAFLEPADFTVEGGYRAAKQLLGRPGPRPTAVFAASDEMAIGALLAARDLGFQVPDDLSIVGIDGHELGEFFRLTTVDQFPLGQGERAADAVLAKLTVPEAVRIPSALPYELNVRGTTARLPSTRV from the coding sequence ATGGCGAGCATCGATGAGGTCGCCCGGCTCGCCGGGGTCTCGACCGCGACGGTCTCGCGCGCGCTCAGCGGCCGCGGGCACGTGTCGGAGGCTGCGCGCGAGCGCGTGCACGCCGCGGCACAGACCCTCGGATACGTCGTCTCGTCGCGCGCATCGAGCCTTGCCTCGGGGCGCACGCGCAACATCGGCGTGGTCGTGCCCTTCCTCGACCGCTGGTTCTTCAGCACGGTGCTCTCAGGCGTCTCGGCGGCACTCATGCGCGAGGGCTACGACATCACGCTGTACAACATCACGGCCGACAAGGACGTGCGCCGGCACGTGTTCGACACCTTCCTGCGCCGCCAGCGGGTGGATGCCGTGATCGCGGTGTCGATCGAGCTCGACGAGGACGAGACGCAGTACCTGCTCGATCTCGGGCTGCCGGTGATCGCGATCGGCGGCCCGAACCCGAAGCTCGACACCCTCACGGTCGATGACGTGGCGGTCGCCCAGCTCGCCACCGAGCATCTGATCGCCCTCGGGCACACCGACATCGCGCACATCGGCGCGAACCCCGAGTTCGACATCGACTTCCACATCCCCACGAACCGGCGCCTCGGATTCGAGCGGGCGCTCGCGAAGGCCGGCCTCCCGCTCAACCCGGCGTTCCTGGAACCGGCCGACTTCACGGTCGAAGGTGGCTATCGTGCGGCGAAACAGCTGCTCGGCCGGCCCGGCCCGCGTCCGACCGCGGTGTTCGCCGCATCCGACGAGATGGCGATCGGCGCCCTCCTGGCAGCCCGCGACCTCGGCTTCCAGGTTCCCGACGACCTCTCGATCGTCGGCATCGACGGCCACGAGCTGGGCGAGTTCTTCCGCCTGACCACGGTCGACCAGTTCCCGCTCGGTCAGGGTGAACGCGCTGCCGACGCCGTGCTGGCCAAGCTCACAGTGCCGGAGGCCGTGCGCATCCCCTCGGCGCTGCCGTACGAACTGAACGTGCGCGGCACGACGGCTCGGCTGCCCTCGACGCGCGTCTGA
- a CDS encoding glycoside hydrolase family 13 protein, which translates to MAQLEQIAAPGSEWWRSAVIYQIYPRSFADASGDGIGDLPGITSRLDSLQELGVDAIWLSPFMTSPQRDAGYDVADYRDVDPLFGTLADFDEMLTQAHARGIRVVVDLVPNHSSDQHVWFQQALKAAPGSPERARYIFRDGKGENGELPPNNWESVFGGGMWQRITEADGTPGQWYLHIFDATQPDFDWNNEEVREEFRSILRFWLDRGVDGFRVDVAHGMIKAEGLPDYTPPSDADSMGGGEANVPYWGQDGVHDIYRDWHKVLAEYDGDRALCGEAWMPTLKQTALWVRPDEMHQTFNFPYLMTPWHAKDLGAVIRESLDAFGDVGAPSTWVLSNHDVVRHASRLALTADNPQGEGIGPNTPHKPDTAIGLARARAATTVMLALPGSAYLYQGEELGLPEAMEIPDEFRQDPTWFRTKHERYGRDGCRVPLPWEADAPAFGFNSTNLSWLPQPAEWATYARDVEEADPTSTLSLYKELLAARRSHGFGSGSLVWEEAGDDAVAFRRGDVHVVVNLGSAPLELPAGATVVLKSQPFEGTSLPVDTAVWYTQA; encoded by the coding sequence ATGGCACAGCTTGAGCAGATCGCAGCCCCCGGTTCCGAGTGGTGGCGCAGCGCCGTCATCTACCAGATCTACCCCCGCTCCTTCGCGGATGCGTCAGGTGACGGCATCGGCGACCTGCCGGGCATCACCAGCCGCCTCGACTCGCTCCAGGAGCTCGGCGTCGACGCCATCTGGCTGAGCCCGTTCATGACCAGCCCGCAGCGCGACGCCGGCTACGACGTGGCCGACTACCGCGACGTCGACCCGCTGTTCGGCACGCTCGCCGACTTCGACGAGATGCTGACACAGGCCCATGCCCGCGGCATCCGCGTCGTCGTCGACCTGGTCCCCAACCACTCCTCCGACCAGCACGTCTGGTTCCAGCAGGCACTGAAGGCAGCCCCCGGCAGCCCCGAGCGTGCCCGCTACATCTTCCGCGACGGCAAGGGCGAGAACGGCGAACTGCCCCCGAACAACTGGGAGTCCGTGTTCGGCGGCGGCATGTGGCAGCGCATCACCGAGGCCGACGGCACGCCCGGCCAGTGGTACCTGCACATCTTCGACGCCACGCAGCCCGACTTCGACTGGAACAACGAAGAGGTGCGCGAGGAGTTCCGCTCCATCCTGCGCTTCTGGCTCGATCGCGGTGTCGACGGCTTCCGTGTCGACGTCGCCCACGGCATGATCAAGGCCGAAGGCCTGCCCGACTACACGCCCCCGAGCGACGCCGACTCCATGGGCGGCGGCGAGGCGAACGTGCCGTACTGGGGCCAGGACGGCGTGCACGACATCTACCGCGACTGGCACAAAGTGCTGGCCGAGTACGACGGCGACCGCGCCCTCTGCGGTGAGGCATGGATGCCGACGCTGAAGCAGACCGCGCTCTGGGTGCGCCCGGACGAGATGCACCAGACGTTCAACTTCCCGTACCTGATGACGCCGTGGCACGCGAAGGACCTCGGCGCCGTCATCCGTGAGTCGCTCGACGCGTTCGGCGACGTCGGAGCGCCCAGCACCTGGGTGCTCTCGAACCACGACGTCGTGCGGCACGCCTCGCGCCTGGCCCTCACGGCTGACAACCCGCAGGGCGAGGGCATCGGCCCGAACACCCCGCACAAGCCCGACACGGCGATCGGACTCGCCCGTGCCCGCGCGGCGACCACGGTGATGCTGGCGCTGCCCGGCTCGGCGTACCTGTACCAGGGCGAGGAGCTCGGCCTGCCCGAGGCGATGGAGATCCCCGACGAGTTCCGTCAGGATCCGACCTGGTTCCGCACGAAGCACGAGCGCTACGGTCGCGACGGATGCCGTGTGCCCCTGCCCTGGGAGGCGGATGCTCCGGCCTTCGGCTTCAACTCGACGAACCTGTCGTGGCTGCCGCAGCCGGCGGAGTGGGCGACCTACGCCCGCGACGTGGAAGAGGCCGACCCGACCTCGACCCTCTCGCTCTACAAGGAGCTGCTGGCCGCACGCCGCTCTCACGGCTTCGGCTCGGGCTCGCTGGTGTGGGAAGAGGCCGGAGACGATGCCGTGGCCTTCCGCCGCGGTGACGTGCACGTCGTCGTGAACCTCGGCAGCGCACCGCTCGAGCTCCCCGCGGGAGCCACGGTCGTGCTGAAGAGCCAGCCGTTCGAGGGCACATCGCTCCCGGTCGACACCGCGGTCTGGTACACCCAGGCCTGA
- a CDS encoding DUF1761 domain-containing protein — translation MVPEINYWAVLLATASSMVVGSIWYSPKVFGTRWSKLANVDMNRPGSSATMAIITTVIVSFITSWVLAGAAAIAWHFYGGSFFWGAIVTGVTLWAGFTAARFITHDAFEGRSTRLTTLNIAHELVTIVVMAVLIGVWPPALMS, via the coding sequence ATGGTTCCCGAGATCAACTACTGGGCCGTTCTGCTGGCCACGGCGTCGAGCATGGTCGTCGGCTCGATCTGGTACTCGCCCAAGGTGTTCGGCACGCGCTGGTCGAAGCTCGCGAACGTCGACATGAACCGGCCGGGATCGAGCGCGACGATGGCCATCATCACGACCGTGATCGTGAGCTTCATCACCTCGTGGGTCCTCGCCGGAGCAGCCGCCATCGCCTGGCACTTCTACGGAGGCTCGTTCTTCTGGGGTGCGATCGTGACCGGTGTGACGCTGTGGGCCGGATTCACCGCCGCGCGCTTCATCACGCACGACGCGTTCGAGGGGCGCTCGACCCGACTGACCACCCTCAACATCGCGCATGAGCTCGTCACGATCGTCGTCATGGCCGTGCTGATCGGCGTGTGGCCGCCGGCGCTGATGAGCTGA
- the purQ gene encoding phosphoribosylformylglycinamidine synthase subunit PurQ: MSVRIGVVTFPGSLDDRDAQRAVRIAGAEPVALWHGSHDLEGVDALVLPGGFSYGDYLRAGAIAALSPIMSEVKDAAAKGMPVLGICNGFQMLVEAHLLPGGLIRNDHQHFVRRDQKLTVANSDTAWTNAFRTGQEIVIPLKNGDGGYIADTETLDRLEGENLVAFRYAGVNPNGSLRDIAGITNEAGNVVGLMPHPEHATEPGFGPDTDAAMRSGVDGVGFFASAIAAVARVAA, from the coding sequence GTGAGCGTGCGCATCGGCGTCGTCACCTTCCCCGGATCCCTCGACGATCGCGACGCCCAGCGCGCCGTGCGCATCGCGGGCGCCGAGCCGGTCGCCCTCTGGCACGGCTCGCACGACCTCGAGGGTGTCGACGCACTCGTGCTCCCCGGCGGCTTCAGCTACGGCGACTACCTGCGCGCCGGCGCGATCGCCGCGCTCTCGCCGATCATGAGCGAGGTGAAGGATGCCGCGGCCAAGGGCATGCCCGTGCTCGGCATCTGCAACGGTTTCCAGATGCTCGTCGAGGCGCACCTGTTGCCCGGCGGCCTGATCCGCAACGACCACCAGCACTTCGTGCGTCGGGACCAGAAGCTCACGGTCGCCAACTCCGACACCGCGTGGACCAACGCGTTCCGGACCGGCCAGGAAATCGTGATCCCGCTGAAGAACGGCGACGGCGGGTACATCGCCGACACCGAGACGCTCGATCGCCTCGAGGGCGAGAACCTCGTGGCATTCCGCTACGCGGGCGTCAACCCGAACGGCTCGCTGCGCGACATCGCCGGCATCACGAACGAGGCCGGGAACGTCGTCGGACTCATGCCGCACCCCGAGCATGCGACCGAGCCGGGCTTCGGGCCGGACACGGATGCCGCGATGCGCTCGGGTGTCGACGGCGTCGGCTTCTTCGCGAGCGCGATCGCCGCTGTCGCCCGCGTCGCCGCGTAA
- the purS gene encoding phosphoribosylformylglycinamidine synthase subunit PurS has protein sequence MPTIVVDVMPKPELLDPQGKAVAGAFTRLGVEGFTDVRIGKRFELTVEGEVTDELLAEATRVAEEVLSNSVIEDVVGIEVVE, from the coding sequence ATGCCCACCATCGTCGTCGACGTCATGCCCAAGCCCGAACTGCTCGACCCGCAGGGGAAGGCCGTCGCCGGAGCGTTCACCCGCCTCGGCGTCGAGGGCTTCACCGATGTGCGCATCGGCAAGCGCTTCGAGCTCACCGTCGAGGGCGAGGTCACCGACGAGCTGCTCGCCGAGGCGACCCGCGTCGCCGAAGAAGTGCTCTCCAACTCCGTGATCGAAGACGTCGTCGGCATCGAGGTCGTCGAGTGA
- a CDS encoding adenine phosphoribosyltransferase, which yields MPEAELSPALTRAATLIRSIPDYPEPGIVFRDITPLLADAEALRVTTEAIIEPFAGQFDVIAGIEARGFILASAAALVAGTGLIPIRKAGKLPRPAASIDYALEYGTATIEMHDDLPAGSRVLLIDDVLATGGTLAAGRQLVEQLGSHVVGISVLFEIDGLGGRDLIGDLYTVFHAE from the coding sequence GTGCCCGAAGCCGAACTCTCCCCCGCCCTCACCCGCGCCGCCACTCTGATCCGCAGCATCCCGGACTACCCCGAACCCGGCATCGTCTTCCGCGACATCACGCCGCTCCTCGCCGACGCCGAGGCGCTGCGCGTGACCACCGAGGCGATCATCGAGCCGTTCGCCGGCCAGTTCGACGTGATCGCCGGCATCGAGGCGCGCGGGTTCATCCTGGCCAGCGCCGCCGCGCTGGTCGCCGGCACCGGCCTCATCCCGATCCGCAAGGCCGGCAAGCTCCCCCGCCCTGCGGCGTCGATCGACTACGCGCTGGAGTACGGCACCGCGACGATCGAGATGCACGACGACCTGCCCGCCGGATCCCGCGTGCTGCTGATCGACGACGTGCTCGCGACCGGGGGCACGCTCGCCGCCGGGCGCCAGTTGGTCGAGCAGCTCGGCAGCCACGTGGTCGGCATCTCGGTGCTGTTCGAGATCGACGGCCTCGGCGGCCGCGACCTCATCGGCGACCTGTACACCGTCTTCCACGCGGAGTAA
- a CDS encoding ABC transporter substrate-binding protein — MNTRARTRLLAVAAAASVSALALAGCSASAGDADGPSADEDVTLTVTTFGTFGYEDLYKEYEKLHPNVKIEATNIDTGGNARTDAFTKIAAGSGLSDVVAIEEGWLGAIMDVSDTFVDLRDFGIEDRKADWVDWKYGQATDADGRVIGYGTDIGPSGICYNGAAFEAAGLPSDRESVAELLNGDWENYFQVGADYTAKTGKAWYDHSGFVWNAMVNQLDEGYYTADGELNVEGNDELQARFEQLGAATEGGQSAAQTAWDWNGGKSFVDGTFATFVCPGWMLGVVQGQVEAGGGDASTGWDFADVFPGGAANWGGAFLSIPETSEHKEAAAALADWLTQPEQQVKQSAAAGNFPSTIKAQETLAADATPNAFFNDAPTGAILAERAKGVVAQFKGADDSVIQENVFGPALSSLDRGETDTKGAWDQAIGLLNDLVG, encoded by the coding sequence GTGAACACACGTGCCCGCACCCGCCTGCTGGCGGTCGCCGCCGCCGCATCCGTCTCCGCCCTCGCCCTGGCCGGCTGCTCGGCCAGCGCCGGAGACGCCGACGGACCCAGCGCTGATGAAGACGTCACGCTGACCGTCACCACCTTCGGCACCTTCGGCTACGAAGACCTGTACAAGGAGTACGAGAAGCTTCACCCGAACGTGAAGATCGAGGCGACCAACATCGACACCGGCGGCAACGCCCGTACCGACGCCTTCACCAAGATCGCCGCCGGCTCCGGCCTCAGCGACGTCGTCGCGATCGAGGAGGGCTGGCTCGGAGCGATCATGGACGTGTCCGACACCTTCGTCGACCTGCGCGACTTCGGCATCGAGGACCGCAAGGCCGACTGGGTCGACTGGAAGTACGGCCAGGCGACGGATGCCGACGGCCGTGTGATCGGCTACGGCACCGACATCGGCCCGAGCGGCATCTGCTACAACGGCGCCGCGTTCGAGGCCGCTGGGCTGCCGAGCGACCGCGAGTCCGTCGCCGAGCTGCTGAACGGCGACTGGGAGAACTACTTCCAGGTCGGCGCCGACTACACCGCCAAGACCGGCAAGGCCTGGTACGACCACTCCGGCTTCGTCTGGAACGCCATGGTCAACCAGCTCGATGAGGGCTATTACACCGCTGACGGCGAGCTGAACGTCGAAGGCAACGACGAGCTCCAGGCGCGCTTCGAGCAACTCGGTGCCGCGACCGAGGGTGGTCAGTCGGCCGCGCAGACCGCGTGGGACTGGAACGGCGGCAAGTCGTTCGTCGACGGCACCTTCGCGACCTTCGTGTGCCCCGGATGGATGCTCGGCGTCGTGCAGGGTCAGGTCGAGGCCGGCGGCGGCGACGCCTCCACCGGATGGGACTTCGCCGATGTCTTCCCTGGCGGCGCAGCCAACTGGGGTGGCGCGTTCCTGTCGATCCCGGAGACTTCTGAGCACAAGGAGGCGGCCGCGGCACTCGCCGACTGGCTGACGCAGCCCGAGCAGCAGGTCAAGCAGTCCGCCGCGGCGGGCAACTTCCCGTCGACGATCAAGGCGCAGGAGACGCTGGCCGCCGATGCGACACCGAACGCGTTCTTCAATGACGCTCCCACCGGCGCGATCCTCGCCGAGCGTGCCAAGGGCGTCGTCGCGCAGTTCAAGGGCGCGGATGACTCCGTCATCCAGGAGAACGTCTTCGGTCCGGCTCTGAGCAGCCTCGACCGCGGCGAGACCGACACCAAGGGTGCCTGGGATCAGGCCATCGGCCTGTTGAACGACCTGGTCGGCTGA
- a CDS encoding sugar ABC transporter permease has translation MTLTAPPAAQERTASTTDAAPKRSWRHRLSRFDQNASPYLYISPFFLLFGLVGLFPLLYTVYVAVHDWDLLKGEGDFVGAGNFIEILGDAMFWNSIGNTLSIFLLSAIPQLSIALLVAYLLDRGLRAPTFWRMSVLIPFVVTPVAVAIIFSSIFNEADGLANNLLNLIGIADQEWKHNTALSHIAIAVMVNFRWTGYNALILLAAMQAVPRDLYESAALDGAGAGRRFFSITIPTIRPTLIFVIITATIGGLQIFAEPRLFDVSTAGGIGGSDRQFQTTVLFLWELAFFRRNLGEASAVAILLFLLIVGIGVINFLISRRISTGDAPKNRAARRRTRATSKAAAGQKDAR, from the coding sequence ATGACTCTCACCGCCCCGCCCGCGGCGCAGGAGCGCACGGCATCCACGACGGATGCCGCACCGAAGCGCTCCTGGCGCCATCGGCTCTCCCGCTTCGACCAGAACGCGTCGCCGTATCTCTACATCTCGCCGTTCTTCCTGCTGTTCGGGCTGGTCGGCCTGTTCCCGCTGCTGTACACGGTCTACGTGGCCGTGCACGATTGGGATCTGTTGAAGGGCGAGGGTGACTTCGTCGGCGCCGGCAACTTCATCGAGATCCTCGGCGATGCGATGTTCTGGAATTCGATCGGCAACACGCTGAGCATCTTCCTGCTCTCCGCCATCCCGCAGCTCTCGATCGCCCTGCTGGTCGCCTACCTGCTCGACCGCGGCCTGCGGGCGCCGACGTTCTGGCGCATGAGCGTGCTGATCCCGTTCGTGGTCACCCCGGTCGCGGTCGCCATCATCTTCTCCAGCATCTTCAACGAGGCCGACGGCCTGGCCAACAACCTCCTGAACCTCATCGGCATCGCGGATCAGGAGTGGAAGCACAACACCGCGCTCTCGCACATCGCGATCGCCGTGATGGTGAACTTCCGCTGGACCGGCTACAACGCCCTGATCCTCCTCGCGGCGATGCAGGCCGTGCCGCGCGACCTCTACGAATCCGCCGCCCTCGACGGTGCCGGTGCGGGACGCCGCTTCTTCTCGATCACGATCCCCACGATCCGCCCGACGCTGATCTTCGTCATCATCACCGCCACGATCGGTGGACTGCAGATCTTCGCCGAACCGCGCCTGTTCGACGTCTCGACGGCCGGGGGAATCGGCGGCAGCGATCGGCAGTTCCAGACCACCGTGCTGTTCCTGTGGGAGCTCGCCTTCTTCCGCCGCAACCTCGGCGAGGCATCGGCCGTGGCGATCCTGCTGTTCCTGCTGATCGTCGGCATCGGCGTGATCAACTTCCTCATCTCGCGACGCATCTCCACCGGCGACGCCCCGAAGAACCGCGCCGCGCGCCGCCGCACGCGGGCTACCAGCAAAGCCGCAGCCGGCCAGAAGGACGCACGATGA
- a CDS encoding carbohydrate ABC transporter permease: MTATQALSVPEKLRRRSTSLGTAGIGSRPGFLTYGLLAAFIIGSVYPLWWSVVVASGTNATRGETLPLLPGGNFFTNAAKVFDAIPFWLALGNSFLISAIITISVVTFSTLAGYAFAKLRFKGREGLMIFVIATMAIPTQLGIIPLFMVMRELGWTGTIGAVIVPTLVTAFGVFFMRQYLVDVIPDELIEAARMDGANQFRTFLTVGIPAARPAMAILGLFTFMTAWTDYLWPLIVLSPQNPTLQTALSQLQSGYYIDYSIVLAGAVLATLPLLVLFVVAGRQLVSGIMAGAVKG; this comes from the coding sequence ATGACCGCCACCCAGGCACTGAGTGTGCCCGAGAAGCTCCGCCGCCGCAGCACGTCACTCGGCACCGCCGGCATCGGCAGCCGTCCCGGCTTCCTCACCTACGGTCTGCTCGCGGCCTTCATCATCGGCAGCGTCTATCCGCTGTGGTGGTCGGTCGTGGTCGCCAGCGGCACCAACGCCACCCGCGGCGAGACGTTGCCTCTGCTCCCCGGCGGTAACTTCTTCACGAACGCCGCGAAGGTGTTCGATGCGATCCCGTTCTGGCTGGCCCTGGGCAACTCGTTCCTGATCTCGGCCATCATCACGATCTCGGTCGTGACGTTCTCCACCCTTGCGGGCTACGCCTTCGCGAAGCTCAGGTTCAAGGGACGCGAGGGGCTCATGATCTTCGTGATCGCGACCATGGCGATCCCGACGCAGCTGGGCATCATCCCGCTGTTCATGGTGATGCGCGAGCTCGGCTGGACCGGCACGATCGGCGCCGTGATCGTGCCGACGCTGGTCACCGCATTCGGCGTCTTCTTCATGCGGCAGTACCTGGTCGACGTCATCCCGGATGAGTTGATCGAGGCGGCGCGGATGGACGGCGCGAACCAGTTCCGCACCTTCCTCACCGTCGGCATCCCGGCGGCGCGTCCTGCCATGGCGATCCTCGGACTCTTCACCTTCATGACCGCGTGGACCGACTACCTGTGGCCGCTCATCGTGCTCTCCCCGCAGAACCCGACGCTGCAGACCGCACTCAGCCAGCTGCAGTCCGGCTACTACATCGACTACTCGATCGTGCTCGCCGGCGCGGTGCTCGCGACCCTTCCGCTTCTCGTGCTCTTCGTGGTCGCGGGACGCCAGCTGGTCAGTGGCATCATGGCCGGCGCGGTGAAAGGATGA
- a CDS encoding GH1 family beta-glucosidase, whose translation MTRPFPENFLFGAATAAYQIEGAAFEDGRTASIWDAFSRVPGAVIGGDNGDVACDHYHRYGEDVALMTELGLQTYRFSTSWSRVRPDGGAVNPAGVDFYERLVDSLLDADILPWLTLYHWDMPQALQEKGGWTNRDTVDRFLEYAGTMHDALGDRVNVWTTLNEPWCSSFLSYTGGEHAPGHTSVAEGLLASHHLLLAHGETVREFRRRDASLNLGITLNHTVADAVDPQNHGDVDAARRIDGQFNRWFLDPIYRGAYPADIVEDIRAVDADAVAQFEAAIHEGDLETISQHIDTQGVNYYHGDFLSGTAPAQAAVESVPDTERTVRSPYPSFENIHNVERGLPRTAQNWEVQPEGLTRLLQRVWTEYAEPAGTVLYMTENGAAYDDVAVVEDGATRVHDVDRTEFLRLHLGAVLDAADAGVDVRGYFYWSMFDNYEWAWGYDKRFGIVRVDYDTQERSLKDSGREYARIIAARSL comes from the coding sequence ATGACCCGCCCCTTCCCCGAGAACTTCCTCTTCGGCGCCGCGACCGCCGCGTATCAGATCGAGGGTGCGGCCTTCGAGGACGGCCGGACGGCGTCGATCTGGGATGCGTTCTCGCGGGTTCCCGGTGCCGTCATCGGCGGCGACAACGGCGATGTCGCCTGCGACCACTATCACCGCTACGGCGAAGATGTGGCGCTGATGACCGAGCTCGGCCTGCAGACCTATCGCTTCTCGACCTCGTGGTCACGTGTGCGCCCCGACGGCGGCGCGGTGAACCCCGCGGGCGTCGACTTCTACGAACGGCTGGTCGACTCGCTGCTCGACGCCGACATCCTGCCCTGGCTCACGCTGTACCACTGGGACATGCCGCAGGCACTGCAGGAGAAGGGCGGTTGGACGAACCGCGACACGGTCGACCGGTTCCTCGAGTACGCCGGCACCATGCATGACGCCCTCGGCGACCGGGTGAACGTGTGGACCACGCTGAACGAGCCGTGGTGCTCATCCTTCCTCTCCTACACCGGAGGCGAGCACGCGCCGGGTCACACGAGCGTGGCGGAGGGGCTGCTGGCCTCGCACCACCTGCTGCTGGCCCACGGCGAGACCGTGCGGGAGTTCCGCCGCCGCGACGCGTCGCTCAATCTCGGCATCACGCTCAACCACACGGTCGCCGACGCGGTGGATCCGCAGAATCACGGTGACGTCGACGCGGCCCGCCGCATCGACGGGCAGTTCAACCGCTGGTTCCTCGACCCGATCTATCGGGGCGCGTACCCGGCGGACATCGTCGAGGACATCAGGGCGGTGGATGCGGATGCCGTCGCGCAGTTCGAGGCGGCGATCCACGAGGGCGACCTCGAGACCATCTCCCAGCACATCGACACGCAGGGCGTGAACTACTACCACGGCGACTTCCTGTCGGGGACGGCGCCCGCCCAGGCGGCGGTCGAGAGCGTGCCCGACACCGAGCGCACGGTGCGCAGCCCTTATCCGTCGTTCGAGAACATCCACAACGTCGAGCGGGGTCTGCCGCGCACGGCGCAGAACTGGGAGGTGCAGCCCGAGGGGCTGACCCGGCTGCTGCAGCGCGTGTGGACCGAGTACGCCGAACCCGCGGGCACCGTGCTGTACATGACCGAGAACGGCGCGGCGTACGACGACGTCGCAGTGGTGGAGGACGGCGCGACGCGCGTGCACGACGTCGACCGCACCGAGTTCCTGCGCCTGCACCTGGGTGCCGTGCTGGATGCCGCGGACGCCGGTGTCGACGTGCGCGGCTACTTCTACTGGTCGATGTTCGACAACTACGAATGGGCCTGGGGGTACGACAAGCGCTTCGGCATCGTGCGCGTGGACTATGACACCCAGGAGCGGAGTCTGAAGGACTCCGGTCGGGAGTACGCTCGCATCATCGCCGCACGCAGCCTCTGA
- a CDS encoding LacI family DNA-binding transcriptional regulator: MSSRATIEEVASAAGVSRSTVSRVVNGSTAVSPEALVAVRAAIEQLSYVPNRAARSLASNQTQAIALIIPEDTTRFFGDPFFAAIVAGITGALRASDYLLNLLIASDDPGDKMTSFVRNGGVDGALIVSHHTSDAYIERIAEAIPVVYGGRPVRRHEGDYVVDVDNVAGARSATRRLIDIGRVNIATISGTPTMRSSMDRMQGFRDALTDAGLRPFAEEAGDYSESSGADAARRILAAGRPDAIFVASDLMARGALTVLRSAGLRVPEDIALVGFDDSPVAISTDPPLTTMRQPMYAQGEAMAGVLLSRLAGRDPAHTTILPTELVVRASA, encoded by the coding sequence GTGTCGTCACGAGCGACCATCGAAGAAGTCGCGTCGGCCGCGGGGGTCTCGCGATCGACCGTGTCGCGGGTCGTGAACGGTTCGACCGCGGTCAGCCCTGAGGCCCTCGTGGCGGTCAGGGCCGCGATCGAGCAGCTCAGCTATGTGCCCAATCGTGCGGCGCGATCGCTGGCCTCGAATCAGACGCAGGCGATCGCCCTGATCATCCCCGAGGACACGACCCGGTTCTTCGGCGACCCCTTCTTCGCGGCGATCGTGGCCGGCATCACGGGCGCGCTGCGCGCCTCGGACTACCTCCTCAACCTGCTGATCGCGAGCGACGATCCGGGCGACAAGATGACCAGCTTCGTGCGCAACGGCGGTGTCGACGGCGCGCTGATCGTCTCGCACCACACGAGCGACGCGTACATCGAGCGCATCGCCGAGGCGATCCCGGTCGTCTACGGCGGTCGCCCGGTGCGGCGGCATGAGGGCGACTACGTGGTCGATGTCGACAACGTGGCAGGAGCGAGGTCGGCGACGCGGCGGCTGATCGACATCGGCCGCGTGAACATCGCGACGATCTCGGGCACTCCCACGATGCGCTCCTCGATGGATCGCATGCAGGGCTTCCGCGATGCGCTGACGGATGCCGGGTTGCGGCCGTTCGCGGAGGAGGCGGGCGACTACAGCGAGTCGAGCGGCGCCGATGCCGCGCGGCGCATCCTCGCCGCGGGCCGTCCCGATGCGATCTTCGTCGCGAGCGACCTGATGGCGCGCGGTGCGCTGACCGTGCTGCGGTCCGCCGGGCTGCGCGTGCCGGAAGACATCGCGCTGGTCGGATTCGACGATTCGCCGGTCGCCATCTCGACCGATCCGCCCCTCACCACGATGCGCCAGCCGATGTACGCGCAGGGTGAGGCGATGGCCGGCGTGCTGCTGTCACGGCTGGCCGGTCGTGACCCCGCGCACACGACCATCCTGCCGACCGAGCTCGTGGTGCGCGCCTCGGCCTGA